Proteins encoded within one genomic window of Vicinamibacteria bacterium:
- a CDS encoding mercuric reductase: METRDRYNVVVIGAGTAGLVTAAGTAGLGGKAALVEAKKMGGDCLNYGCVPSKSLISSAKLIYRIRRAEEMGLERTEPGFRFEDVFARMRERRARIEPHDSRERFESLGVDVFLGKARFVSPHELLISGETRLRARNFVVATGTTALVLPIPGLDSVPYYTNETIFDEMPEAPGSILILGGGPIGCELAQVMSRLGVRVTLVELLPRLLPRDDRDASELIRKRFAEEGIEVMTGTKASRFERSNGVTAVTVETDRVEKTLRAEAILLATGRKPSVEGLGLEEAGVEYDRGGIKVDATLTTSQRHIFACGDVAGPYQFTHSADYQARVVVRNILFPWLKTKADYRWIPWVTYTDPEVAQCGLTEEEAKRKNVPYDVFRTDWEDLDRAITDSETTGFVKVLTARGKDRILGATVVGTHAGEVMHEVLVAAKHGIGLAKLSATVHAYPTLSSSVQRVADSYQRTKLTPTVASIFRWIYRWRRA; encoded by the coding sequence ATGGAGACACGAGACCGCTACAACGTGGTCGTCATAGGAGCGGGAACGGCGGGTCTCGTGACGGCCGCCGGCACCGCCGGACTCGGAGGGAAGGCCGCTCTCGTCGAGGCGAAGAAGATGGGAGGCGACTGCTTGAACTACGGCTGCGTGCCGTCGAAATCTCTCATCTCGTCGGCGAAGCTGATCTACCGCATCCGCCGCGCCGAGGAGATGGGGCTCGAGCGCACCGAGCCGGGCTTTCGCTTCGAGGACGTCTTCGCGCGGATGCGTGAACGGCGAGCCAGGATCGAGCCGCACGACTCCAGGGAGAGATTCGAGAGCCTGGGCGTCGATGTCTTTCTCGGCAAGGCGAGATTCGTCTCGCCCCACGAGTTGCTGATCTCCGGCGAGACCCGGCTCCGTGCACGCAACTTCGTCGTCGCCACCGGAACCACGGCCCTCGTCCTTCCGATCCCGGGGCTCGACAGCGTTCCCTATTACACGAACGAAACGATCTTCGACGAGATGCCCGAAGCACCCGGGTCGATTCTGATCCTGGGAGGCGGTCCGATCGGATGCGAGCTCGCTCAAGTCATGAGTCGCCTCGGCGTCCGGGTGACGCTCGTCGAGCTTCTCCCGCGCCTGCTCCCCCGAGACGATCGCGATGCCAGCGAGCTGATACGGAAACGTTTCGCCGAAGAAGGCATCGAAGTCATGACGGGCACGAAGGCGTCCCGGTTCGAGAGGAGCAACGGCGTCACGGCGGTTACGGTGGAGACGGATCGAGTCGAGAAAACCCTTCGGGCCGAGGCCATCCTCTTGGCGACGGGCCGGAAACCGTCCGTCGAGGGACTCGGTCTCGAGGAGGCGGGCGTCGAGTACGACCGGGGAGGCATCAAGGTCGATGCGACGCTGACCACGTCCCAGCGGCACATCTTCGCCTGTGGAGACGTCGCCGGGCCGTATCAATTCACCCACTCTGCCGACTATCAGGCCCGAGTCGTGGTCCGCAACATTCTTTTCCCCTGGCTCAAGACCAAGGCGGACTACCGCTGGATACCGTGGGTCACCTACACGGATCCTGAAGTCGCCCAATGCGGCTTGACCGAAGAAGAGGCGAAGAGGAAGAACGTACCCTACGATGTGTTCCGCACCGATTGGGAGGACCTCGATCGAGCGATAACCGACAGCGAGACGACGGGATTCGTCAAGGTGCTCACCGCAAGGGGCAAGGACAGGATTCTCGGAGCGACCGTCGTCGGAACGCATGCCGGCGAGGTCATGCACGAGGTGCTGGTCGCGGCAAAGCACGGCATCGGTCTCGCCAAGCTCTCCGCCACGGTCCACGCCTACCCGACGCTGTCGTCATCCGTCCAGCGGGTGGCCGACTCCTATCAGCGAACGAAGCTCACACCGACGGTAGCCTCGATATTTCGTTGGATCTATCGATGGCGGCGTGCCTGA